A DNA window from Hordeum vulgare subsp. vulgare chromosome 1H, MorexV3_pseudomolecules_assembly, whole genome shotgun sequence contains the following coding sequences:
- the LOC123410893 gene encoding uncharacterized protein LOC123410893, translating into MRGGGGAGDKQTANGMHGGAAHGASAGKPKSYFLYGILLYAVLPVLFLYMVVAAISPIYNLRCSPEGAGAMVRFVVANPNASSSNTSMTSSPPTVSADEAPTGLRHIVFGIGASSALWEGRKEYIKLWWRPGRMRGFVWMDKPVEEFYSKSSRTGLPAIMVSSDTSKFPYTHGAGSRSALRISRIVSESYRLGLPGVRWFVMGDDDTVFLPENLVHVLSRYDHTQPYYIGSPSESHIQNLIFSYGMAFGGGGFAISRALAEELAKMQDGCLHRYPALYGSDDRIHACMSELGVPLTRHPGFHQCDLWGDVLGLLGAHPVAPLVTLHHLDFLEPVFPTTPSRAGALRKLYDGPVRLDSAAVAQQSVCYDGDHQWTVSVSWGFAVMVVRGVLSPREMETPVRSFLNWYRRADYTAYSFNTRPVARQPCQKPNVYYMRDSRMDRRRNVTVTEYERHRVKPPPCRWRIADPAALLDHIVVLKKPDPDLWKRSPRRNCCKVMSSPKKGENRTMTINVGVCREGEFAKI; encoded by the exons ATGAGGGGCGGAGGAGGGGCCGGCGATAAGCAGACGGCCAACGGCATGCATGGCGGCGCGGCGCACGGTGCGTCCGCCGGCAAGCCCAAGTCTTATTTCCTCTACGGCATCCTCCTCTACGCCGTCCTTCCCGTGTTGTTCCTGTACATGGTCGTCGCCGCGATCTCGCCCATCTACAACCTGCGGTGCTCGCCGGAGGGCGCCGGCGCCATGGTGCGTTTCGTGGTGGCCAATCCGAATGCAAGCTCCTCCAACACTTCCATGACGTCGTCCCCGCCGACGGTGTCGGCGGACGAGGCGCCCACGGGGCTGCGGCACATCGTGTTCGGCATCGGCGCCTCGTCGGCGCTGTGGGAGGGCCgcaaggagtacatcaagctgtGGTGGCGGCCGGGGCGGATGCGAGGGTTCGTGTGGATGGACAAGCCCGTGGAGGAGTTCTACTCCAAGAGCTCGCGCACGGGTCTCCCGGCGATCATGGTCAGCTCGGACACGTCCAAGTTCCCGTACACGCACGGGGCCGGCAGCCGGTCGGCGCTGCGGATCTCCCGCATCGTCTCCGAGAGCTACCGGCTGGGCCTCCCGGGGGTCCGGTGGTTCGTCATGGGCGACGACGACACGGTGTTCCTCCCGGAGAACCTGGTGCACGTGCTGTCCCGGTACGACCACACGCAGCCCTACTACATCGGGTCGCCGTCCGAGAGCCACATCCAGAACCTCATCTTCTCCTACGGCATGGCGTTCGGCGGCGGCGGGTTCGCCATCAGCCGGGCCCTCGCAGAGGAGCTGGCCAAGATGCAGGACGGGTGCCTGCACCGGTACCCGGCGCTGTACGGCAGCGACGACCGCATCCACGCGTGCATGTCGGAGCTGGGCGTGCCCCTGACGCGCCACCCGGGGTTCCACCAGTGCGACCTGTGGGGCGACGTGCTGGGCCTCCTGGGCGCGCACCCCGTGGCGCCGCTGGTGACGCTGCACCACCTCGACTTCCTGGAGCCGGTGTTCCCGACGACGCCGTCGCGGGCCGGGGCGCTGCGGAAGCTCTACGACGGCCCCGTGCGGCTCGACTCGGCGGCGGTGGCGCAGCAGTCGGTGTGCTACGACGGGGACCACCAGTGGACGGTGTCGGTGTCGTGGGGGTTCGCGGTGATGGTGGTGCGCGGGGTGCTGTCGCCGCGGGAGATGGAGACGCCGGTGCGATCCTTCCTCAACTGGTACCGCCGCGCCGACTACACGGCCTACTCCTTCAACACGCGGCCCGTGGCGCGGCAGCCGTGCCAGAAGCCCAACGTGTACTACATGCGCGACTCCCGGATGGACCGCCGCCGGAACGTGACGGTGACGGAGTACGAGCGGCACCGCGTCAAGCCGCCGCCCTGCCGGTGGCGCATCGCCGACCCGGCCGCGCTCCTCGACCACATCGTCGTCCTCAAGAAGCCCGACCCGGATCTCTGGAAAAGG TCGCCGAGGAGAAATTGCTGCAAGGTGATGTCGTCGCCGAAGAAGGGGGAAAACCGGACGATGACGATCAACGTCGGGGTGTGCAGAGAAGGCGAGTTCGCCAAGATTTAA